The following are from one region of the Phycisphaeraceae bacterium genome:
- a CDS encoding 3-dehydroquinate synthase has protein sequence MIPRAIPITANDPAFPPYEVLVGSGLLSDLGPTLANTLGADRRAFLIYDRDLPQEHVAEASRSLAHHGYAVSSAFGVATETEKTLDSAERLLEEVAITRHERRDPIVALGGGIVGDLAGFVAATYRRGVPVVQCPTTLLAMVDASVGGKTGVNLATERGLLKNFVGAFHQPALVVADVKTLATLSDRQFCAGLAECVKHALLSADCGDADLLAWMASTMPRFLARESEALTDLVARNVAVKARVVRDDPREERATSDGSGLSRMLLNLGHTFAHAFETLPGVAPLDRASDTPLLHGEAVALGLVAACAAGEHLGMTDPETTRLALAALTAAGLPTRAINLPPSEDLAARMMHDKKVAQGKLRLIVPTGPGRCTIIPDAPHEAAIAGLDAIRA, from the coding sequence ATGATCCCCCGCGCCATCCCCATTACCGCCAACGACCCCGCCTTCCCCCCCTACGAAGTCCTCGTCGGGTCGGGGTTGCTGTCCGACCTCGGGCCAACCCTCGCGAACACGCTCGGCGCCGACCGGCGCGCGTTCCTGATCTACGACCGCGACCTGCCCCAGGAGCATGTCGCCGAGGCGTCGCGCTCGCTCGCGCACCACGGCTACGCGGTGTCGTCCGCCTTCGGCGTCGCGACGGAAACCGAGAAAACCCTCGACAGCGCCGAGCGCCTGCTCGAAGAGGTCGCCATCACCAGGCACGAGCGGCGCGACCCGATCGTCGCGCTGGGCGGGGGCATCGTGGGCGACCTCGCCGGCTTCGTCGCCGCCACCTACCGGCGCGGCGTGCCGGTCGTGCAGTGCCCGACCACCCTGCTCGCGATGGTCGACGCGTCGGTCGGGGGCAAGACCGGCGTCAACCTCGCCACCGAGCGCGGGCTGCTCAAGAACTTCGTCGGCGCGTTCCATCAGCCGGCGCTCGTCGTCGCCGATGTCAAGACGCTCGCGACGCTCTCCGACCGTCAATTCTGCGCCGGGCTCGCGGAGTGCGTCAAGCATGCGCTGCTGAGCGCGGACTGCGGCGACGCTGACCTTCTCGCATGGATGGCCTCGACAATGCCGCGGTTTCTTGCGCGAGAGAGCGAGGCGCTCACCGACCTCGTCGCGCGCAATGTTGCGGTCAAGGCGCGCGTCGTGCGCGACGACCCGCGCGAGGAGCGTGCGACTTCGGACGGGTCCGGCCTCTCGCGCATGCTGCTCAACCTCGGGCACACCTTCGCCCACGCGTTCGAGACGCTGCCCGGCGTCGCGCCGCTCGATCGCGCGTCCGACACCCCGCTCCTCCACGGCGAGGCGGTCGCGCTGGGCCTCGTCGCCGCGTGCGCCGCGGGTGAACACCTGGGGATGACCGATCCCGAGACGACGCGACTCGCGCTCGCCGCGCTGACCGCGGCGGGCCTCCCCACGCGCGCGATCAACCTGCCCCCCAGCGAAGACCTGGCGGCGCGCATGATGCACGACAAGAAGGTCGCGCAGGGGAAACTGCGGCTGATCGTCCCCACGGGGCCCGGGCGTTGCACGATCATTCCCGACGCGCCGCACGAGGCAGCGATCGCCGGGCTCGACGCGATCCGCGCTTGA
- a CDS encoding ABC transporter permease: MADADQNNQLDPRRTAPGARALASLGERSLDTIAHIGGVWWLLVDTLRWLWMGLTVRRVRLGRRAIISQLVRVGVNSILIVSLVSAAVGFILALQMAPPLDDFGAKGLVPNIIAVAVLRELGPLIAAIVLTGFAGAAIAAEIGTMVVGEEIEALESIALNPVRFLVVPRVIATTTALICLAVISDIAAITSGMVCGATVLDIPPKVYYDSTVEQVLPRDFLTGLAKGGIFGMLIGLIACANGLKVTGGAAGVGRATTNTVVESVVAVVIADLLFTAIFYALGWT; the protein is encoded by the coding sequence ATGGCCGACGCAGACCAGAACAACCAACTCGACCCGCGACGGACCGCGCCGGGAGCGCGCGCGCTCGCGTCGCTTGGCGAACGATCGCTCGACACGATCGCGCACATCGGGGGCGTGTGGTGGCTGCTCGTCGACACCCTCCGCTGGCTCTGGATGGGCCTGACGGTCCGGCGCGTGCGGCTCGGCCGGCGAGCGATCATCTCGCAGCTCGTTCGCGTGGGCGTGAACTCGATCCTGATCGTGTCGCTCGTGTCGGCGGCGGTGGGGTTCATCCTGGCGTTGCAGATGGCGCCCCCGCTCGACGACTTCGGCGCCAAGGGCCTCGTGCCCAACATCATCGCCGTCGCGGTGCTCCGCGAGCTGGGGCCGCTCATCGCGGCGATCGTGCTCACCGGGTTCGCCGGCGCCGCGATCGCGGCCGAGATCGGCACGATGGTGGTCGGCGAGGAGATCGAGGCGCTCGAGAGCATCGCGCTCAACCCGGTGCGATTCCTCGTGGTCCCGCGCGTGATCGCGACGACCACTGCGCTCATCTGCCTCGCGGTCATCTCCGACATCGCGGCGATCACCTCGGGCATGGTCTGCGGCGCGACGGTGCTCGACATCCCTCCCAAGGTCTATTACGACAGCACGGTCGAGCAGGTCCTGCCTCGCGACTTTCTGACCGGCCTGGCCAAGGGCGGCATCTTCGGGATGCTGATCGGGCTCATCGCCTGCGCGAACGGGCTGAAGGTCACCGGGGGCGCCGCCGGCGTCGGTCGAGCCACGACGAACACCGTGGTCGAGTCCGTCGTTGCGGTCGTCATCGCCGACCTGCTCTTCACGGCGATCTTCTACGCCCTTGGATGGACCTGA
- a CDS encoding type II toxin-antitoxin system death-on-curing family toxin, which translates to MMKPVQHLNLDDVLFIHSLAIEDQGGDHGIRDHGLLESAMAQPKQSFGGSPVHTTLEEVAAAYLFYICRNHPFIDGNKRAGYGAMIGFLAVNGVGVRARRDEAVEMVLAIASGVSGREAIVEWVKPRMHPLDGRS; encoded by the coding sequence ATGATGAAGCCTGTTCAGCACCTCAACCTCGATGATGTGTTGTTCATTCACTCACTCGCGATCGAAGACCAGGGGGGTGACCACGGCATCCGTGATCACGGCTTGCTCGAGTCCGCCATGGCACAACCGAAGCAGTCATTCGGTGGCTCGCCGGTCCACACAACCCTGGAAGAAGTCGCAGCCGCATACCTGTTTTACATCTGCCGGAATCACCCATTCATTGACGGTAACAAGCGAGCCGGATACGGCGCCATGATCGGGTTCCTCGCGGTGAATGGCGTTGGTGTTCGTGCGAGACGGGATGAAGCGGTTGAGATGGTGCTCGCGATCGCGAGCGGTGTCTCGGGCCGTGAAGCGATCGTCGAGTGGGTGAAGCCGCGGATGCATCCGCTCGATGGGCGATCCTGA
- a CDS encoding ATP-binding protein: MTQTTGHTTPPTNASGHASPHMVVQLLSQPRYLAPTRRLVHEFCRQFGFDDRCAGQVALAVDEAICNVIRHGYAQRTDGPIWIKLWPVAASGRQSGGIRIVIEDEARQVDPAQIKGRALEEIRPGGLGVHIIREVMDEVVYERRDASGMRLSLVRRLPEAGGREIDMSEQSGQAPADCTKKGCGTTNG; this comes from the coding sequence ATGACCCAGACCACGGGCCACACCACACCCCCGACCAACGCCTCGGGCCACGCCTCGCCGCACATGGTCGTGCAGCTGCTGAGTCAGCCGAGATATCTCGCGCCGACGCGCCGGCTGGTGCACGAGTTCTGTCGCCAGTTCGGCTTCGACGACCGCTGCGCCGGGCAGGTCGCGCTCGCCGTTGACGAGGCGATCTGCAATGTGATCCGGCACGGGTACGCGCAGCGCACCGACGGGCCGATCTGGATCAAGCTGTGGCCGGTCGCCGCGTCCGGGCGCCAGTCGGGCGGGATCAGGATCGTGATCGAAGACGAGGCGCGACAGGTCGACCCGGCGCAGATCAAGGGCAGAGCACTCGAAGAGATCCGCCCCGGCGGGCTCGGCGTCCACATCATCCGTGAGGTCATGGATGAGGTCGTCTACGAGCGTCGCGACGCCAGCGGGATGCGCCTTTCCCTCGTGCGCCGGCTCCCCGAAGCGGGCGGGCGCGAGATCGACATGAGCGAACAGTCCGGGCAGGCCCCTGCCGACTGCACCAAGAAGGGTTGCGGCACCACGAATGGCTAA
- a CDS encoding UbiA family prenyltransferase, producing MRQTLLRLAPILRLTRVTTAFAAVGNVWFVILWSRAAQPGETGAITLSTTPTWALLLAGALTAICLYAFGASLNDILDVRRDRLLHPRRPIPSGRLSLDGAITVVALTLMLAVLGATLLGASAVVLTLFTACAMMLYHSAAKFIPSSGAVLLSLIYALHMFIPNADLAFVWPVWWVMTHSLAISLITHRLSGRRPRLTGVSIALALAGWAFWSAVLLWVGVRRSGIWPDWIPVTALLGPVILSMLFAWFAYLKLRRSSTPQAAADKLVRYGALWLTIYNTAWLMGAGELGAALLLGALACAGVLGMTLLRELYSFVEHPLTYRL from the coding sequence ATGCGTCAGACGCTCCTGCGCCTCGCGCCCATCCTGCGCCTGACACGGGTCACCACCGCCTTCGCCGCCGTCGGCAACGTGTGGTTCGTGATCCTGTGGTCGCGCGCCGCGCAGCCGGGCGAGACCGGCGCCATCACCCTCTCAACGACCCCGACCTGGGCGCTGCTCCTCGCCGGGGCGCTCACCGCGATCTGCCTCTACGCGTTCGGCGCGTCGCTCAACGACATCCTCGATGTCCGGCGAGACCGGCTGCTCCACCCGCGACGCCCCATCCCCTCGGGTCGCCTCAGTCTCGACGGCGCGATCACGGTCGTCGCGCTGACGCTCATGCTCGCCGTGCTCGGGGCCACGCTGCTGGGCGCCTCGGCCGTCGTGCTGACCCTCTTCACCGCGTGCGCGATGATGCTCTATCACTCCGCCGCCAAGTTCATCCCCTCGAGCGGCGCCGTTCTCCTCTCGCTCATCTACGCTCTGCATATGTTCATCCCCAACGCCGATCTCGCCTTCGTCTGGCCGGTGTGGTGGGTGATGACGCACTCGCTGGCGATCTCGCTGATCACGCACCGCCTGAGCGGGCGACGCCCCCGGCTTACCGGCGTCTCGATCGCGCTGGCGCTGGCCGGGTGGGCGTTCTGGTCGGCAGTGCTCTTGTGGGTCGGCGTCCGCCGCAGCGGAATCTGGCCCGACTGGATCCCCGTGACAGCGCTCCTGGGTCCGGTGATCCTGTCGATGCTCTTCGCCTGGTTCGCGTACCTCAAACTGCGTCGCTCGTCCACGCCGCAGGCCGCCGCGGACAAGCTCGTCCGCTACGGCGCCCTGTGGCTGACGATCTACAACACCGCGTGGCTGATGGGCGCCGGCGAGCTTGGCGCGGCGTTGCTGCTGGGCGCGCTGGCGTGCGCAGGCGTGCTCGGCATGACCCTGCTGCGCGAGCTGTACTCGTTCGTCGAGCACCCGCTGACCTACCGGCTCTGA
- the guaA gene encoding glutamine-hydrolyzing GMP synthase yields the protein MTTPSLSSLPHAEVIPVLDFGSQTAQLICRRVREAGAFSLLVSPKITAAELRALNPKGIILSGGPSSVYDSGAPRCDPEIFNLGVPVLGICYGMQLACQLMGCEVSRASHREFGRANLELKDSAAREKGDLFHAIPQRTAVWMSHGDQVQGIDAKFDTLASTPTCPNAAVRHKTLPFFGVQFHPEVTHTPHGVEILQNFLYEICKCAGTWRMADFVDTAAQRIREQVGKGRVICGLSGGVDSSVCAALIHKAIGDQLTCVFVDNGLLRKNERPLVETTFRDHFDIDLHVIDASEQFLSDLSGVTDPQEKRKRIGKRFVDVFDEASRSITPRKVAGASDEFKFLAQGTLYPDVIESGHGHAGQSANIKLHHNVGGLPENMDFALVEPLRDLFKDEVRKLGEVLGVPDRIVWRHPFPGPGLAVRVLGEVTREKLDVLRDCDEILLEEIIAANLYRSTSQVFAVLLPVQSVGVMGDGRTYESVVAIRAVETQDFMTADWARIPYQVLATISNRIINEVRGVNRVVYDISSKPPATIEWE from the coding sequence ATGACCACGCCATCTCTCTCGTCGCTCCCTCACGCCGAGGTCATCCCCGTCCTCGATTTCGGCTCGCAGACCGCGCAGCTCATCTGTCGTCGCGTCCGAGAAGCCGGCGCGTTCTCGCTGCTCGTCTCTCCCAAAATCACCGCCGCCGAACTGCGCGCGCTCAACCCCAAGGGCATCATCCTCTCGGGCGGGCCCTCGTCCGTCTACGACTCGGGCGCCCCTCGCTGCGATCCGGAGATCTTCAACCTGGGCGTCCCCGTCCTGGGGATCTGCTACGGCATGCAGCTCGCGTGCCAACTCATGGGCTGCGAGGTTTCGCGCGCCAGCCACCGCGAGTTCGGGCGCGCCAACCTCGAGCTCAAGGACTCCGCCGCGCGCGAGAAGGGCGACCTCTTCCACGCGATCCCCCAGCGCACCGCGGTCTGGATGTCTCACGGCGATCAAGTCCAGGGCATCGACGCGAAGTTCGACACCCTCGCCAGCACTCCGACCTGCCCCAACGCCGCCGTCCGGCACAAGACGCTCCCGTTCTTCGGCGTGCAGTTTCACCCGGAAGTGACGCACACGCCCCACGGTGTCGAGATCCTCCAGAACTTCCTCTACGAGATCTGCAAGTGCGCCGGCACCTGGCGCATGGCGGATTTCGTCGACACCGCCGCCCAGCGCATCCGCGAGCAGGTCGGCAAGGGACGCGTGATCTGCGGCCTCTCGGGCGGCGTCGATTCGTCCGTCTGCGCGGCGCTCATCCACAAAGCCATCGGCGACCAACTCACCTGCGTGTTCGTCGACAACGGCCTGCTGCGCAAGAACGAGCGCCCGCTCGTCGAGACGACCTTCCGCGACCACTTCGACATCGACCTGCATGTGATCGACGCGTCCGAGCAGTTCCTCTCTGACCTGTCGGGCGTCACCGATCCTCAGGAGAAGCGCAAGCGTATCGGCAAGCGCTTCGTCGACGTTTTCGACGAGGCATCGCGGTCCATAACGCCGAGGAAGGTCGCGGGCGCGAGCGACGAGTTCAAGTTCCTCGCGCAGGGAACGCTGTACCCCGATGTGATCGAGTCGGGCCACGGGCACGCGGGCCAGAGCGCGAACATCAAACTCCACCACAATGTCGGCGGGCTCCCCGAGAACATGGACTTCGCGCTCGTCGAGCCCCTGCGCGACCTGTTCAAGGACGAGGTGCGCAAACTCGGCGAGGTGCTGGGCGTCCCCGATCGCATCGTCTGGCGCCACCCCTTCCCCGGGCCGGGCCTCGCGGTGCGCGTGCTGGGCGAGGTGACGCGCGAGAAACTCGATGTCCTGCGCGACTGCGACGAGATCCTGCTCGAAGAGATCATCGCGGCCAACCTGTATCGCAGCACCAGCCAGGTCTTCGCGGTGCTCCTGCCCGTGCAGAGCGTGGGCGTGATGGGCGACGGGCGGACCTACGAGAGCGTCGTGGCGATCCGCGCCGTCGAGACGCAGGACTTCATGACCGCCGACTGGGCTCGGATCCCCTACCAGGTCCTCGCGACGATCAGCAACCGCATCATCAACGAGGTCCGCGGCGTGAACCGCGTGGTCTACGACATCTCCTCGAAGCCCCCGGCGACGATCGAGTGGGAGTGA
- a CDS encoding AAA family ATPase, translating to MRTVAIINQKGGCGKTTTAVNLAGVLARRGLKTLLIDLDPQSHCAAGLAIPDSAIDRHIGDAMLAPERISSERARLVWRAGRNLDLVPSSMRLAGLEAARGGLAELDDRDQRLEQAIKAICDSAPRDTGEPYDWCVIDCPPSIGLLTYNALRAATEVVIPVETGFFAMKGAGKQANTIRSLARRLGGSTPYFILPTMYEDDSPLSRALLSEIRENFADRLIPVIIRRDEKLREATSIGQPISEYAPSSTGSLDYAALADWLLSATSSRRGAAEQIVDLKPAATLAGLDDSTETETVNSSDAPTPAQAAQPVAERDPVLSRAAELAARARQLVEQSRKLQDRLASDPRVSRAMHRFDDALVGQSEPETPVVDTRPASVPSARPPFVGVRHAPDGVRFIFPGRPEQRVSVAGDFNNWSPSAAVMEYDARLGAHAITLTLPPGRRQYRLVVDGRWIADPHNPETQRNAFDEVNSVVAVRPSVPSELNHHAHAGVEAGS from the coding sequence GTGCGCACCGTCGCGATCATCAATCAGAAGGGTGGATGCGGGAAGACGACCACCGCCGTCAACCTCGCCGGCGTTCTTGCGCGACGAGGCCTGAAGACGCTGCTCATCGACCTTGACCCGCAGTCCCACTGTGCCGCCGGGCTCGCAATCCCCGACTCGGCGATCGACCGGCACATCGGCGACGCGATGCTCGCCCCGGAGCGCATCTCGTCCGAACGGGCCCGGCTCGTCTGGCGCGCCGGGAGGAACCTGGACCTGGTGCCCAGTTCCATGCGCCTCGCGGGGCTCGAAGCCGCACGCGGCGGGCTGGCGGAACTCGACGATCGCGACCAGCGCCTCGAGCAGGCGATCAAGGCCATCTGCGATTCCGCCCCTCGCGACACGGGCGAGCCGTACGACTGGTGCGTCATCGACTGCCCCCCATCCATCGGACTGCTGACCTACAACGCGCTGCGCGCCGCGACCGAGGTCGTGATCCCGGTCGAGACCGGGTTCTTCGCGATGAAGGGCGCCGGGAAACAGGCGAACACCATCCGCTCGCTCGCGCGCCGCCTGGGCGGGAGCACGCCCTACTTCATCCTGCCCACGATGTACGAAGACGACAGCCCGCTCTCTCGCGCGCTGCTCAGCGAGATCCGTGAGAACTTCGCGGATCGGCTGATCCCCGTCATCATCCGTCGCGACGAGAAGCTGCGCGAAGCGACCTCGATCGGCCAGCCCATCAGCGAGTACGCGCCAAGCTCCACGGGCTCGCTCGACTACGCGGCGCTCGCCGACTGGCTGCTCAGCGCGACATCCTCGCGCAGGGGCGCCGCCGAGCAGATCGTCGATCTCAAGCCCGCCGCGACCCTCGCCGGGCTCGACGATTCGACCGAGACAGAGACCGTCAACTCCTCCGACGCCCCGACGCCCGCTCAGGCTGCGCAACCCGTCGCGGAGCGCGACCCGGTGCTGAGCCGCGCCGCCGAGCTCGCGGCACGCGCGCGCCAGCTTGTCGAGCAGAGCCGCAAGCTTCAGGACCGTCTCGCGAGCGACCCTCGTGTCTCCCGCGCGATGCACCGCTTCGACGACGCGCTCGTGGGTCAGAGCGAGCCGGAGACGCCCGTGGTCGACACGCGCCCGGCGAGCGTGCCCTCGGCGCGACCGCCTTTCGTGGGCGTGCGACACGCGCCCGATGGCGTGCGGTTCATCTTCCCCGGCCGACCCGAGCAGCGCGTTTCGGTCGCGGGCGACTTCAACAACTGGTCGCCCTCGGCGGCGGTCATGGAGTACGACGCGCGCCTCGGCGCGCACGCGATCACGCTGACGCTCCCGCCCGGGCGGCGTCAGTACCGGCTCGTCGTTGACGGGCGATGGATCGCCGACCCGCACAACCCCGAGACGCAGCGCAACGCGTTCGACGAGGTCAACAGCGTCGTCGCCGTCCGTCCGAGCGTCCCCTCCGAACTGAACCATCACGCGCACGCCGGCGTGGAGGCCGGCTCGTGA
- a CDS encoding STAS domain-containing protein, whose translation MANGDTIEIKVERRSDAVVVRPVGDVDLNRSPALREQLKAVTDKKTKRMIVDLSEVPYMDSSGVATLVEAMQLARRGGYTLLLCGLQERVRSIFEIARLDTVFQVVTDVDAAMHA comes from the coding sequence ATGGCTAACGGCGACACTATCGAGATCAAAGTCGAACGGCGCAGCGACGCCGTGGTCGTCCGCCCGGTTGGCGATGTCGATCTCAACCGCTCTCCTGCGCTGCGCGAGCAGCTCAAGGCCGTCACCGACAAGAAGACCAAGCGGATGATCGTTGATCTTTCCGAAGTTCCGTACATGGACAGCTCCGGCGTTGCGACGCTCGTCGAGGCCATGCAGCTCGCGCGAAGGGGCGGCTACACGCTGCTGCTCTGCGGGCTCCAGGAGCGCGTCCGCTCGATCTTCGAGATCGCGCGCCTCGACACGGTCTTCCAGGTCGTGACCGATGTCGACGCCGCGATGCACGCCTGA
- a CDS encoding efflux RND transporter permease subunit, with the protein MSLIQLCINRPVTVIVGAIVLVLAGLLSLAAVPVQLTPNIDKTNITVRTRWEGSSPLEIEREIIDKQEEKLRGVTNLVKMRSVSQQDEGVITLEFAIGTNKDVALREVSDRLREVPSYPENVDEPVVRTGDDRDRDYIAWIIVKTGDPAFDMRQAFDFFEDRVKPYLERTPGVSEINVLGGVEREARVLVDAERLALRGITFPQLVSALRSENINASAGQLPEGKRDVRLRVVGEYETPEQILNTVIGFSPGGPVYFRDVGSVELSYKEATSEVRQNGTTSLAINVQREPGSNVLAVMSSLKSRIDELNGPGGMLEQESRRLGLAEPMRMTQVYDQTVYIFQALSLVQSNIYIGGVLAVLVLIVFLRSVRATLIVAVTIPVSIIGSFVFLNLLGRNINVISLAGMAFATGMVVDNAIVVLENIYRRRQLGDAAPAAALRGAREVWAAVLVSTLTTVIVFAPVLTIQEEVGQLFRDIALAICAAVVLSLFGSITLIPMAAARLLKSGVPSAESRLAAAKKRESRLAGALRAPFRSLGRGAVRLRDGYVSLLERVMRSWLARLVIVAGVTLGALVSATLLLPPASYLPAGNRNLIFAFLIPPPGYNLAMQQRLGLRVEETIKPYWEAAPGSPEAAALPRVTGPDPVTGRLTEVQPAPIDNFFFVATPGGMFMGAISSDENRIRPLITLFQQAAGPQAAPGVFAFPIQLPLFQVGGFGSGNSVELEIVGEDLNEVRNAAGALMGKGFEFVGRGVFESIRPDPGNFNISSQEVRVEVDRVRAAEVGFNVSDVALGVRALGDGAIIGEFQDGGRRIDLRVIEQRQNDWASPSIDFTEIASVPLATPSGRISSIGSLATLSRVDSPQQINRSEGMRAITLNISAPVGIALEDVMRTIQTDLIAPMREQGVIPPSVQTNLSGAASKLTQVQEAMLGDWTGGLWSTLVSILTSRMFLAILFCYLLMCALFESFLYPMVIMVTVPLALIGGILGLRLVHEFDPTQQLDTLTMLGFVILIGIVVNNAVLIVAQALNFMRGFGETESDAIEPMVPRAAVVESVRTRFRPIMMTTMTSVIGMSPLVLQPGAGSELYRGLGSVVLGGLLFASIFTLGIVPMLLTLVLDAKQLIFGAADAPAKEAMDRWRASVSKPSAAVTLAQSRTAIVGPGVDGAATVASEVNGSPVEASGSKKDPPRAG; encoded by the coding sequence TCTCCGACCGCCTGCGCGAGGTCCCAAGCTACCCCGAGAACGTCGACGAGCCCGTCGTGCGCACCGGCGACGACCGCGACCGCGACTACATCGCGTGGATCATCGTCAAGACCGGCGATCCGGCGTTCGACATGCGACAGGCCTTCGACTTCTTCGAAGACCGCGTCAAGCCCTACCTCGAGCGAACCCCCGGCGTCTCCGAGATCAATGTGCTGGGCGGCGTCGAGCGCGAGGCCCGCGTCCTCGTCGACGCGGAGCGTCTCGCGCTGCGCGGGATCACCTTCCCCCAGCTCGTCTCGGCGCTGCGCTCGGAGAACATCAACGCGTCGGCCGGCCAGCTGCCCGAGGGCAAGCGCGACGTGCGACTGCGCGTCGTGGGCGAGTACGAGACGCCGGAGCAGATCCTCAACACCGTCATCGGCTTCAGCCCGGGCGGGCCAGTCTACTTCCGCGACGTCGGATCCGTCGAGTTGTCGTACAAGGAAGCCACCAGCGAGGTCCGCCAGAACGGAACCACCTCGCTCGCGATCAACGTGCAGCGCGAGCCCGGCTCCAACGTGCTGGCGGTCATGTCCTCGCTCAAATCGAGGATCGACGAGCTGAACGGGCCCGGAGGCATGCTCGAGCAGGAGTCCAGACGCCTGGGCCTCGCCGAGCCGATGCGCATGACCCAGGTCTACGACCAGACCGTCTACATCTTCCAGGCGCTCTCGCTCGTGCAGAGCAACATCTACATCGGCGGCGTGCTCGCGGTGCTGGTCCTCATCGTCTTCCTCCGCTCGGTCCGCGCGACGCTCATCGTCGCCGTCACCATCCCGGTGTCGATCATCGGCTCGTTCGTGTTCCTGAACCTGCTCGGCCGGAACATCAACGTCATCAGTCTCGCCGGGATGGCGTTCGCGACGGGCATGGTGGTCGACAACGCCATCGTGGTGCTCGAGAACATCTACCGGCGCAGGCAGCTGGGCGACGCTGCCCCGGCGGCGGCGCTCCGCGGCGCGCGCGAGGTCTGGGCCGCGGTCCTCGTCTCGACGCTCACGACCGTCATCGTCTTCGCGCCGGTCCTGACGATCCAGGAGGAGGTCGGCCAGCTGTTCCGCGATATCGCGCTGGCGATCTGCGCCGCGGTTGTGCTGTCGCTCTTCGGTTCGATCACGCTGATCCCCATGGCCGCGGCGCGCCTGCTCAAGTCGGGCGTCCCCAGCGCCGAGTCGCGACTGGCGGCGGCCAAGAAGCGAGAAAGTCGCCTCGCCGGCGCGCTCCGGGCGCCGTTCCGCTCGCTCGGCAGGGGCGCGGTGCGGCTGCGCGACGGCTATGTCTCGCTGCTCGAGCGCGTCATGCGATCATGGCTGGCGCGTCTGGTCATCGTTGCCGGCGTGACGCTCGGCGCACTCGTGAGCGCGACGCTGCTTTTGCCGCCCGCGAGCTATCTGCCCGCCGGCAACCGCAACCTGATCTTCGCGTTCCTGATCCCTCCCCCGGGGTACAACCTCGCGATGCAGCAGCGCCTGGGCCTGCGCGTCGAAGAGACCATCAAGCCGTACTGGGAGGCAGCGCCGGGCTCGCCCGAAGCCGCCGCCCTGCCGCGCGTCACCGGGCCCGACCCGGTCACCGGGCGTTTGACCGAGGTGCAGCCGGCGCCGATCGACAACTTCTTCTTCGTCGCGACGCCCGGCGGCATGTTCATGGGCGCGATCAGTTCGGACGAGAACCGCATCCGCCCGCTCATCACGCTCTTCCAGCAGGCCGCCGGGCCGCAGGCCGCCCCTGGTGTGTTCGCGTTCCCGATCCAGCTCCCGCTGTTCCAGGTGGGCGGGTTCGGCTCGGGCAACTCGGTCGAGCTCGAGATCGTGGGCGAGGACCTCAACGAGGTGCGCAACGCCGCGGGCGCGCTCATGGGCAAGGGCTTCGAGTTCGTCGGTCGCGGCGTGTTCGAGTCCATCCGCCCCGATCCCGGCAACTTCAACATCTCCAGCCAGGAGGTGCGCGTCGAGGTCGATCGCGTTCGCGCCGCTGAGGTCGGTTTCAATGTCTCCGACGTCGCGCTCGGCGTGCGCGCGCTGGGCGACGGAGCGATCATCGGCGAGTTCCAGGACGGCGGGCGCCGCATCGACCTGCGCGTGATCGAGCAGCGCCAGAACGACTGGGCCAGCCCGTCGATCGACTTCACCGAGATCGCAAGCGTGCCCCTCGCGACGCCCTCGGGCAGGATCTCCTCGATCGGCTCGCTCGCGACGCTCAGCCGCGTCGATTCGCCCCAGCAGATCAACCGCTCGGAGGGCATGCGCGCCATCACGCTGAACATCTCGGCGCCCGTCGGCATCGCGCTCGAGGACGTGATGCGCACCATCCAGACCGACCTCATCGCGCCCATGCGCGAGCAGGGCGTCATCCCGCCCTCCGTGCAGACCAACCTCAGCGGCGCCGCGAGCAAACTCACGCAGGTGCAGGAGGCGATGCTGGGCGACTGGACCGGGGGGCTGTGGAGCACGCTGGTCTCGATCCTGACCAGCCGCATGTTCCTCGCGATCCTGTTCTGCTACCTGCTCATGTGCGCGCTCTTCGAGAGCTTCCTCTACCCCATGGTCATCATGGTGACGGTGCCCCTCGCCCTCATCGGCGGCATCCTCGGGCTGCGCCTCGTGCACGAGTTTGACCCGACGCAACAGCTCGACACGCTCACGATGCTCGGATTCGTCATCCTCATCGGCATCGTCGTCAACAACGCGGTGCTCATCGTCGCGCAGGCGCTCAACTTCATGCGTGGGTTCGGCGAGACGGAATCGGACGCGATCGAGCCGATGGTCCCGCGGGCCGCCGTCGTCGAGTCGGTGCGCACCCGCTTCCGGCCCATCATGATGACCACGATGACCTCGGTCATCGGCATGTCGCCCCTCGTCCTGCAGCCCGGCGCCGGCTCGGAGTTGTACCGAGGTCTGGGCTCGGTCGTCCTGGGCGGCCTGCTGTTCGCGTCGATCTTCACGCTCGGCATCGTGCCGATGCTGTTGACGCTGGTGCTCGACGCGAAGCAGCTCATCTTCGGCGCCGCTGACGCGCCGGCGAAGGAAGCGATGGACCGCTGGCGCGCCTCGGTCTCGAAGCCGTCCGCCGCCGTGACGCTCGCCCAGTCGAGGACGGCGATCGTCGGTCCCGGCGTTGACGGCGCGGCGACCGTCGCTTCGGAGGTCAACGGCTCTCCAGTCGAGGCGTCGGGCTCGAAGAAAGACCCTCCGCGCGCCGGCTGA